A genomic segment from Nicotiana tabacum cultivar K326 chromosome 7, ASM71507v2, whole genome shotgun sequence encodes:
- the LOC107764289 gene encoding putative acyl-CoA dehydrogenase IBR3: protein MANKTSDLVGRVDPAQSFNTEALLRYASANVVGFPTNPSQFTVSQFGHGQSNPTFLIEVHSGTLAKRYVLRKKPHGTLLTSAHAVEREYKVLHAMSTHTVVPVPKVFCLCTDSSVIGTPFYIMEYLEGRIFIDPKLPDVQPERRRVIYRAVAQALAVLHSADVDAIGLGNYGKRTDYCKRQVERWAKQYLLSTGEGKSRRNPKMLELADWLRQHIPLEDSSGATAGLVHGDFRIDNVVFHPIEDRVIGILDWELSTLGNQMCDVAYSCLGHIVNIASEDIEENNGFELTSFPEGVPSLANYLADYCSAAGRPWPVDQWKFYIAFSLFRGASIYAGVHSRWIMGNASGGERARSTGEKADSFIRTAWSFIQRKSVLPQHPPTETSSEHSPNQGMPVGGRFVPSEKVQKLRQKLIKFMEDHIYPRENEFSKLAQSNMRWTIHPDEEKLKELAKKEGLWNLWIPFDSAARARELIYGSRNGLSNNDSDRLLGAGLSNLEYGYLCEIMGRSVWAPQIFNCGAPDTGNMEVLLRYGNEVQMKEWLVPLLEGKIRSGFAMTEPQVASSDATNIECSIKRHGDSYIVNGTKWWTSGAMDPRCKILIVMGKTDLAAPKHKQQSMILVDVNSPGITVKRPLTVFGFDDAPHGHAEILFENVRVPANNILLGEGRGFEIAQGRLGPGRLHHCMRLIGAADRGMQMMVQRALQRRAFGKLIAQQGSFLSDVARCRIDLEKTRLLVLEAAEQLDRLGNKKARGTIAMAKVAAPDMALKVLDTAMQVHGAAGLSGDTVLAHLWATARTLRIADGPDEVHLGTIAKMELQRARL, encoded by the exons atggCAAATAAAACTTCCGATCTTGTTGGGCGAGTAGACCCAGCTCAGAGTTTCAATACTGAAGCGCTGCTTCGCTATGCCTCTGCTAATGTTGTTGGCTTCCCTACAAACCCTTCTCAATTTACTGTTTCTCAG TTTGGGCATGGTCAATCAAATCCCACTTTCCTCATTGAGGTCCATTCAGGAACCTTGGCAAAGAGATATGTGTTGAGAAAGAAACCTCATGGAACTTTGTTGACATCTGCTCATGCTGTTGAGAGAGAGTATAAG GTTCTACATGCAATGAGTACTCATACGGTGGTTCCAGTCCCAAAAGTTTTCTGTTTGTGTACAGATTCAAGTGTGATCGGAACTCCATTTTACATCATGGAGTACTTGGAAGGACGTATTTTTATAGACCCTAAGTTACCA GATGTACAGCCTGAAAGAAGAAGGGTCATATATCGTGCTGTTGCTCAAGCTTTGGCTGTTCTTCACTCTGCTGATGTTGATGCAATCGGTCTTGGTAACTATGGGAAGCGGACAGACTATTGTAAGCGACAG GTAGAGAGGTGGGCCAAACAATATCTTTTGTCTACTGGTGAGGGTAAGTCCAGGAGAAACCCTAAAATGTTAGAGCTGGCTGATTGGTTGCGGCAACATATTCCCCTTGAAGATTCCTCTGGGGCAACAGCAGGTCTAGTTCACGGTGACTTCCGAATTGATAATGTTGTGTTTCATCCTATTGAG GATAGAGTTATAGGTATTCTTGATTGGGAACTCTCCACTTTGGGTAATCAAATGTGTGACGTTGCCTACAGCTGCTTG GGACATATTGTGAACATAGCATCCGAAGATATAGAAGAGAATAATGGCTTTGAACTCACCAGCTTCCCTGAAGGAGTGCCTTCACTTGCCAATTATCTCGCAGATTACTGCTCAGCAGCT GGAAGACCTTGGCCAGTCGATCAATGGAAGTTCTACATTGCTTTTTCCTTATTTCGCGGGGCTTCAATATATGCTGGTGTACATTCCAGATGGATCATG GGTAATGCTTCAGGAGGTGAACGTGCCCGGAGCACTGGAGAAAAGGCTGATTCCTTCATCAGAACTGCATGGTCGTTTATCCAAAGAAAATCTGTTCTCCCTCAGCACCCTCCAACCG AGACAAGTTCAGAGCATAGCCCAAATCAAGGAATGCCAGTGGGAGGGAGATTTGTGCCCAGTGAgaaggttcaaaagttgaggcagAAATTGATAAAATTTATGGAGGATCATATATATCCAAgggaaaatgagttttccaagcTTGCACAGTCTAACATGCGTTGGACGATTCACCCAGATGAAGAGAAATTAAAGGAGCTGGCAAAAAAAGAAGGATTGTGGAACTTGTGGATACCA TTTGATAGTGCTGCTCGGGCAAGAGAACTGATCTATGGCAGCAGAAATGGTCTAAGCAATAATGATTCTGATAGATTATTGGGTGCTGGCCTTTCCAACCTGGAGTATGGATATCTATGTGAAATTATGGGTCGTTCTGTTTGGGCGCCGCAAATTTTCAACTGTGGGGCACCTGATACAGGAAATATGGAG GTATTACTTCGGTATGGGAATGAGGTACAGATGAAGGAATGGCTTGTTCCCTTGCTTGAGGGAAAGATACGCTCTGGCTTTGCAATGACAGAGCCTCAAGTTGCATCCTCAGATGCCACCAATATAGAGTGTTCCATTAAAAG GCACGGGGACTCATATATCGTCAACGGGACAAAATGGTGGACCAGTGGAGCCATGGACCCCCGGTGCAAAATTCTCATTGTGATG GGAAAAACTGACTTGGCAGCTCCAAAGCATAAACAACAATCCATGATCTTGGTGGACGTCAACAGTCCTGGTATTACCGTGAAGAGACCGCTGACAGTATTTGGTTTTGATGATGCCCCTCATGGTCATGCAGAAATATTATTTGAGAATGTACGTGTTccagccaataatatcctgcttgGTGAGGGGCGTGGTTTCGAGATTGCACAG GGTAGGTTGGGACCGGGAAGGTTGcatcattgcatgagactaatagGGGCAGCAGATCGCGGCATGCAGATGATGGTTCAAAGGGCCCTTCAGAGAAGAGCCTTTGGAAAATTAATTGCTCAACAAGGCTCattcctttctgatgttgctaGG TGTCGAATTGATCTGGAGAAAACCAGATTACTGGTTCTGGAAGCTGCTGAGCAGCTTGATCGGCTTGGAAACAAAAAGGCCCGTGGTACAATTGCAATGGCAAAG GTTGCTGCTCCGGATATGGCATTGAAGGTGCTTGACACAGCAATGCAAGTGCACGGAGCTGCTGGTTTATCAGGTGACACTGTTCTTGCCCATCTGTGGGCTACAGCTAGGACGTTAAGAATCGCAGATGGTCCTGATGAAGTACACTTGGGGACAATTGCAAAGATGGAACTACAAAGAGCCAGACTATAA
- the LOC142162054 gene encoding uncharacterized protein LOC142162054, whose translation MWTATANCIREAAREVLGVSKGYYGGHQGDWWWNDMVQGKVEAKKAAYIKLVESIDEDQRRANKERYKEARKEAKVAVTEAKTATFCRLYEELGGKVGIRSYFD comes from the coding sequence ATGTGGACGGCGACGGCGAACTGTATAAGGGAGGCAGCAAGAGAAGTGTTGGGAGTTTCAAAAGGCTATTATGGCGGGCACCAAggcgactggtggtggaatgacatggtccaaggtaaagtggaagccaaGAAAGCGGCATACATTAAGTTAGTAGAGAGCATTGACGAGGATCAAAGGAGAGCGAACAAAGAAAGATATAAGGaggctaggaaggaggcaaaagtagcggtcacagaggctaagactgctACTTTTTGTCGGCTTTATGAGGAACTAGGGGGAAAGGTGGGGATAAGAAGTTATTTCGATTAG